Proteins encoded within one genomic window of Conchiformibius steedae:
- the hemL gene encoding glutamate-1-semialdehyde 2,1-aminomutase, translated as MARNEQLFERAKNIIPGGVNSPVRAFGSVGGTPRFIRRAEGAFVWDEDGIRYTDYVGSWGPAIVGHAHPEVIAAVQEAAAGGLSFGAPTEGEIIIAETVTKLLPSVERLRLVSSGTEATMSAIRLARGYTGRDKIVKFEGCYHGHSDSLLVKAGSGLLTFGNPSSAGVPSDFIRHTAVLPYNDTAALAQYFAEQGTETACVILEPIAGNMNLVQPSAEFIHTLRRLTEEHGVVLIYDEVMTGFRVALGGAQSLHGIRPDLTTMGKVIGGGMPLAAFGGKKEIMDCISPLGGVYQAGTLSGNPVAVAAGLKTLEIIQRPNFYENLSTLSQRLCQGLSAAAKAAGVPFCADWVGGMFGLYFAENIPHSYADMTASDTEAFKRFFHGMLARGIAFGPSAYEACFMSAAHTPELIDNTIAAAQEVFAEMAAA; from the coding sequence CGGCACACCGCGTTTTATCCGCCGTGCCGAGGGCGCGTTTGTGTGGGACGAAGACGGCATACGCTACACCGACTATGTCGGCTCGTGGGGACCTGCCATTGTCGGACACGCCCATCCTGAAGTGATTGCTGCCGTACAGGAAGCCGCAGCGGGTGGTTTATCGTTTGGCGCACCCACCGAAGGCGAAATCATCATTGCTGAAACCGTTACCAAACTGCTTCCCAGCGTAGAACGGCTGCGTTTGGTCAGTTCAGGCACAGAAGCCACCATGTCTGCCATTCGCTTGGCGCGTGGTTACACCGGGCGCGACAAAATCGTCAAATTTGAAGGCTGCTATCACGGGCATTCCGACAGCCTGTTGGTCAAAGCAGGCAGCGGTTTACTCACTTTCGGCAACCCCAGTTCCGCAGGCGTACCGTCTGATTTTATCCGCCATACCGCCGTTTTGCCCTATAACGACACCGCAGCTTTGGCACAGTATTTCGCCGAGCAAGGCACGGAAACCGCCTGTGTGATTCTTGAACCGATTGCAGGCAATATGAACTTGGTACAGCCGTCTGCCGAATTTATCCACACCTTGCGCCGCCTAACCGAAGAACACGGTGTGGTGCTGATTTACGATGAAGTGATGACGGGATTTCGCGTGGCATTGGGTGGCGCACAATCCCTGCACGGTATCCGTCCCGATTTGACCACTATGGGCAAAGTGATTGGTGGCGGTATGCCTTTGGCAGCGTTTGGTGGTAAAAAAGAAATCATGGATTGTATTTCCCCCTTGGGTGGCGTGTATCAGGCAGGCACTTTGTCGGGCAATCCCGTTGCCGTTGCCGCAGGTTTGAAAACATTGGAAATCATCCAACGCCCAAACTTTTACGAGAACTTATCCACATTGAGTCAACGTCTGTGCCAAGGCTTGAGCGCAGCGGCAAAAGCAGCGGGCGTACCGTTTTGTGCCGATTGGGTAGGGGGAATGTTTGGTTTGTATTTTGCCGAAAACATTCCACACAGCTATGCCGATATGACTGCTTCCGACACCGAAGCCTTTAAACGCTTTTTCCATGGTATGCTGGCACGCGGTATCGCTTTTGGACCTTCTGCCTATGAAGCCTGCTTTATGTCCGCCGCGCACACGCCCGAACTGATTGACAACACCATCGCCGCCGCGCAAGAAGTGTTTGCTGAAATGGCAGCAGCATAA
- a CDS encoding phosphoribosyltransferase — protein sequence MSKKVWYTYDDIHRLIAKMAAEIQAAGVRYDAMVAIGGGGFIPARMLRCYLDVPIYAVTTEYYANESDAQTLDTIRTVQWLDPVPDSLAGKNILVVDEVDDSRVTLGFVLRRLQQQGFGRIGVAVVHNKIKEKSDSLPPNIDYFAGVEVADWWINYPWDANDIDEHNRLAAQNQNG from the coding sequence ATGAGTAAAAAGGTTTGGTACACTTATGACGACATTCACCGCTTAATCGCCAAAATGGCTGCCGAAATTCAGGCGGCGGGTGTGCGCTACGATGCGATGGTTGCCATTGGCGGCGGCGGTTTTATTCCCGCACGGATGTTGCGCTGTTATTTGGACGTGCCGATTTATGCGGTTACCACCGAATATTACGCCAACGAAAGCGATGCCCAAACATTGGACACCATCCGCACGGTGCAATGGCTGGACCCTGTACCCGACAGTTTGGCGGGTAAAAATATTTTGGTGGTAGATGAGGTGGACGACAGCCGCGTTACCTTGGGTTTTGTGCTGCGCCGTTTGCAGCAGCAGGGCTTCGGGCGCATCGGTGTGGCGGTGGTTCACAATAAAATCAAAGAAAAAAGCGACAGTTTGCCGCCTAATATCGATTATTTTGCGGGGGTGGAAGTGGCGGATTGGTGGATTAATTATCCGTGGGACGCAAACGATATTGACGAACACAACCGTTTGGCAGCGCAAAACCAAAACGGTTAA
- the rpmF gene encoding 50S ribosomal protein L32, producing the protein MAVQQNKKSPSRRGMHRSHDALSAPALSVDQATGEVHRPHHISPNGMYRGRKVAKAKGE; encoded by the coding sequence ATGGCTGTTCAACAAAACAAAAAATCCCCTTCCCGCCGCGGTATGCACCGTTCGCACGATGCTTTGAGCGCACCTGCGCTGTCGGTAGACCAAGCCACTGGTGAAGTACACCGCCCGCACCACATTTCGCCCAACGGCATGTATCGCGGTCGTAAAGTCGCCAAAGCCAAAGGCGAATAA
- a CDS encoding YceD family protein, with product MSNRILIDPQAFARQKESLSGTVVLADLHERVHSPDMLDLSAAVSYTLHGGTDELQRPFLQLHLHGVLPLQCQRCMKAVDFAVDENVRIVLFADEAALDRAMLADDALEGMVSDKETDVYTLLEDQILMALPLSPKHDDCPSDTDAYRPQRTNPFAVLAGLQKTD from the coding sequence ATGTCTAACCGTATTTTGATTGACCCGCAAGCGTTTGCGCGGCAAAAAGAAAGTTTGAGCGGCACGGTTGTCCTCGCCGATTTACACGAGCGGGTACATTCGCCCGATATGTTGGATTTGTCCGCAGCCGTCAGTTATACCCTGCACGGCGGTACAGACGAACTACAACGCCCGTTTTTGCAATTGCACCTGCACGGTGTGTTGCCGCTGCAATGCCAACGCTGTATGAAAGCGGTGGATTTTGCTGTGGATGAAAATGTGCGTATCGTGCTGTTTGCCGATGAAGCGGCACTTGACCGCGCCATGCTCGCCGATGATGCGCTTGAAGGTATGGTAAGCGACAAAGAAACCGATGTGTACACGCTGCTGGAAGACCAAATTCTGATGGCGTTGCCCCTTTCGCCCAAACACGATGACTGCCCAAGCGATACGGATGCTTACCGTCCGCAACGTACCAATCCTTTCGCGGTGCTGGCCGGTTTACAAAAAACGGATTAA
- a CDS encoding Maf family protein gives MPAGNPHFPLVLASSSVFRQQQLHNLGLDFVCAAPDCDETPLAGESPAATAQRLAVAKARSLASTWQAHLIIGADQVAWCHGKQLGKPMTTAKAQRMLAELSGQTIQFYSAVCLLNSATGRVQQHTDTTTVTMRSLSSDTIARYLQREPDAVYCAGGAKSEALGAALIQRIDSTDPNALIGLPLFRLLDFLAEEGVFAV, from the coding sequence ATGCCCGCCGGTAACCCGCATTTCCCCTTGGTTTTGGCTTCAAGCTCTGTGTTCCGCCAGCAACAATTGCACAATCTGGGCTTGGATTTTGTTTGCGCCGCACCCGATTGTGACGAAACCCCTTTGGCAGGCGAAAGCCCTGCTGCCACGGCACAGCGTTTGGCGGTGGCAAAAGCCCGTTCATTGGCATCAACGTGGCAAGCCCACCTGATTATCGGCGCAGACCAAGTAGCATGGTGTCACGGCAAACAGCTAGGCAAACCCATGACCACTGCCAAAGCACAGCGAATGCTGGCAGAACTGTCGGGGCAGACCATTCAGTTTTACAGCGCCGTTTGCCTGCTTAACAGCGCCACAGGGCGTGTACAGCAGCACACCGATACCACCACCGTTACCATGCGTTCCCTGTCGTCAGACACCATTGCCCGTTATTTGCAGCGCGAACCCGATGCCGTGTATTGCGCGGGTGGCGCAAAAAGCGAAGCCTTGGGCGCAGCCCTGATTCAACGCATTGACAGCACCGACCCCAATGCCCTGATTGGACTGCCCCTATTCCGTTTGCTGGATTTTTTGGCAGAAGAGGGCGTATTTGCCGTTTAA
- the lpxA gene encoding acyl-ACP--UDP-N-acetylglucosamine O-acyltransferase produces the protein MSLIHPTAIIHPRAELDSSVSVGAYSVIGEHVRIGANTQIGTHVVIEGHTTIGSDNHIFQFASLGAIPQDKKYRGEPTRLIIGNGNTIREFTTFNLGTVTGIGETRIGNDNWIMAYVHLAHDCVVGDHTIFANNASLAGHVTIGDYVILGGFSLVHQFCIIGDHAMTAFAAGVHKDVPPYVMAAGYRAEPAGLNSEGMKRRGFSPEQIANVKNIYKILYRQGLNYEEAKARVCELAGTAPELNVFADFFAVSERGIIR, from the coding sequence ATGTCCCTGATTCACCCCACTGCCATTATTCATCCCCGCGCCGAATTAGACAGTAGCGTCAGCGTTGGCGCATACAGCGTGATTGGCGAACACGTCCGCATTGGCGCGAACACCCAAATTGGCACACATGTGGTGATTGAAGGTCACACCACCATCGGCAGCGACAACCACATTTTTCAATTTGCCAGCTTGGGCGCGATACCGCAGGATAAAAAATACCGTGGCGAACCCACGCGCCTGATTATCGGCAACGGCAACACCATCCGCGAATTTACCACCTTTAATCTCGGCACGGTAACGGGTATCGGCGAAACCCGCATCGGCAACGACAACTGGATTATGGCGTATGTGCATTTGGCGCATGATTGCGTAGTAGGCGACCACACCATTTTTGCCAACAACGCCTCTTTAGCAGGACACGTTACCATTGGCGACTATGTGATTTTGGGCGGGTTTTCGCTGGTGCATCAATTTTGCATTATCGGCGACCACGCCATGACAGCCTTTGCCGCAGGCGTACACAAAGACGTTCCCCCCTATGTGATGGCAGCAGGCTACCGCGCTGAACCCGCAGGCTTAAACAGCGAAGGCATGAAACGGCGTGGCTTCAGCCCAGAACAAATCGCCAATGTCAAAAACATCTACAAAATCCTTTACCGACAAGGTTTAAACTATGAAGAAGCCAAAGCCCGCGTGTGCGAACTGGCAGGCACCGCACCCGAATTAAACGTATTTGCCGATTTTTTTGCCGTGTCCGAGCGAGGCATTATCCGTTAG
- a CDS encoding TetR/AcrR family transcriptional regulator gives MKEQRRTNTYMRIIDASLQLFNEHGERNTSTNHIATHLGISPGNLYYHFANKDEIIVQLFQRYSQTLLEYLNQAALPESIPQAIDYMKGVYDIMWDYRFLFSDVNTLLIRSSELLGQHNDFTRERISPLLLKLLTQMQESGMIAIDERAKQDLAVNMWLLTKYWFDFDSSMQGRAKITAAAKKRGVYQTLSLLRPYLQDKHIAEFEACATKLSRIAD, from the coding sequence ATGAAAGAGCAACGCCGCACCAATACCTATATGCGGATTATCGATGCCAGCCTGCAACTGTTTAACGAGCACGGCGAGCGCAATACCAGTACCAACCACATTGCCACCCATCTAGGCATCAGCCCTGGCAACCTCTACTACCACTTTGCCAATAAAGACGAAATCATCGTCCAGCTGTTTCAGCGTTACAGTCAGACATTGTTAGAATACCTGAATCAAGCCGCCTTGCCTGAAAGCATTCCTCAAGCCATCGACTACATGAAAGGCGTGTACGACATCATGTGGGATTACCGCTTTTTGTTTAGCGATGTCAATACCCTATTGATACGCAGCAGCGAACTGTTAGGGCAACACAACGATTTTACCCGCGAGCGTATTTCGCCGCTGCTGCTTAAGCTGCTGACCCAAATGCAAGAATCGGGCATGATTGCCATTGATGAACGCGCCAAGCAGGATTTGGCAGTAAATATGTGGCTGCTGACCAAATACTGGTTTGATTTTGACAGCTCCATGCAAGGACGCGCCAAAATTACCGCTGCTGCCAAAAAACGCGGCGTATATCAAACCCTCAGCCTGTTGCGCCCCTATTTGCAAGACAAGCACATAGCAGAATTTGAAGCCTGCGCCACCAAATTAAGCCGTATTGCCGATTAA